GCAAATCCTGCCCCGTCACCGGCAGCGGATGCTCCACCCGCGGGCGGCTGTCATCAAACTGCCCCCGGTAAAACAACCGCCGCTGCCGGTCATAAACAAAGAAATCCGGCGTGCACGCCGCCCGATAAGCCTTGGCCACCGCCTGCGACTCATCGAAGAGATAGGGAAAAGTGTAACCCGCCGCCGCCATCTCTTCAGCCATCCGCGCCGGGCTGTCTTCGGGATAGGCCGTGACATCGTTGGCGTTAATCCCGACCGCCGCCACGCCCCGGGATTGAAACTCCCGCACCAGCCCGGCCAGCGCATGGCGGATGTGTTTGACATAGGGGCAGTGATTGCACAGAAACATGACCAGCAGCACCGGCGCCGCCTGAAAATCGCTCAGCGCATAATACCGGCCGGCCGGGTCCGGCAACCGGAAATCCGGCGCTGGCGTGCCCAACTCCACCATGGTCGAAAGTGTCTTTGCCATGCGCTTAACATGCCGTGCCTTGCCGCCAATGCAACCCCAGCCCGCTCAGCCCCCTTGTCCCTTCCCTGCTTCAGGAAGGTTGGCGGGCCGGGGGATTCTCAGGTAATGTTTCCCCAATGTCGCATCACACCTTGCATGCCGGCCTGCGAATAACCCTGCTCCTTGGCCTGGGGTTGGGCATCGTGTGCGGGACGCTGGCCGCGCCCCTGGAGACTTCCTTGCCGCCAGAAATGCCGCCCGGCCTCCTGAGCCTGATGGGCGCCCTGCGGCAGAAAGCCGCCCCGCTGGAACGCCAACTGGCCCAAGCCTTGCAAAAAGAGGACTTTGCTCAGGCCGAAAAACTCTGCCGCCAGCTTACCAATGATCTTCCCTACTACTCCCATGGTTTTTACAACCTCGGCTGCCTCCGCTCCCGGGCCGGCCTGACCCATGAAGCCTTTGCCCTGCTGGAAGCCGCCGTGGAGCGCGGCTTCAACGATGCCCTCCACATTGAGCGCGACCCCGACTGGGAAAACCTCCGGCCCGACCCCCGCTTCAAGGCCATACTGGAGCGCGCCCGGCGCACCCGCCCCTTGATTGCGTGGTACCGGCCCACTCCGGCTGTGCCCTCCAACGGGGTGGCTTGGGTCAGCGATGCCAATACCGCCGCCGCTCAATCCGGCCTTTTCCGCGCCGAATTCAAACTCAACCCCGCCGCCGTCACCAACCTGCCCATCACCCAATGGAAACATGAAGCCGGCGATTTGCTCCGCCAATGGTGGGCCGCCGGCACTGCCGCCGGAAACGGCGGCGACCTCTACGACAACCGCGATGGCGACCATTCCAATCTGCCGCGTGAGTTGTTCCCCCAATTGACCTATGTCGAATACGCCCCCGAAGCCAAAGCCCTGGAATTGCACTGGGGCATTGCCGCCCACCTTATGCTCCAAGGAGGCGTGGTCATCGGCAATGCCTCCGTGGCCTCCGTCATGGGGCCTTTCTGGCGCAGCATGACCCGCGCCGCCTACACCTCCCCCGGCCCCTTGAGCCTGCTGCCCGCCCAGTACTTTGCCAACCAAATCTACTTCTACCCCAGCCATCGCGATTACCAGCCGGGCCACAACGGCAAATTACCCGATGGCCGCGAAGGCGGGTATGGGGACGTTTTCCCCGCCAACACCCCCTACGTCATCACCTCACTAGGCTCCAGCGGGTCAGACCAGCCGTTTTTACAGGCGGTGGCCGCCACGCTGGCCGCCTTTCAGCCGGAAGTAAAACAAGGACTGACCACTCGCGGTCTCATCGCCCCCACCATTCAGTATCTATTGCGCCGCAGTCTCAATAACGTGAACAGCCGTGAGGACTACCTTTCCGGCAAGGCCCATCCGCCGGTGTTTGACGCCAAACACCTGGACCCCAAACGCATGGTCACCCTGGCCCACGAGCTCCGGCCCGAGAGCCTGCCGCCGGTGGTCATCTTGCGCGTGGAAAAAGAAGACAAGCCCCTCCCCAACCGCGACTTCTTTGAGCCGGTGGACAGCGAGGAATTATTCACCACTGTGGCCGCCATTGCCCGCGTCATGCGCTCCACCCAACTGCGCCGCGCCATGCTGGTCAATGCCTCCGGCAGCCGCGATGTCAGCCAGCGACCCCTGCGCTTCCACTGGGTGCTTTTGCAGGGCGACCCCCGCAAAGTCCGCCTGCGCACCTTCGACGCCCAGGGCAGCCGCGCCGAAATTCAAGTGGACTGGCACCCGCGCTTTCCCATCGCCGGCCCCCCGGGCATGGCCGCCAACCGGGTGGATGTTGGCGTCTTTGCCGATAACGGCGTGCATCTTTCCGCCCCCGCCTTCATCACCTGGTACTGTCCGGATAATCAGGAGCGCGTTTATGACGAACAGGGCCGCATCCGCTCCATTACCTACACCGGCGAATTTGAACCGGGCAACTATGCGGACCCCATGGTAGTGTCGGCGCGCTCGTGGCGGGATGAATACCATTATGACAATAGCGGGAAATTGACCGGTTGGACCCGCTGGCGCGGCGGCATTAGTGAGGACTTTAACGCTAACGGTGAGTTAATTATCAAAAAAGATGCCTCCGGACTGCCCTTGGAAACCCGCCGCGTGCGTTACACCTTGCGCCCTCGTCCCAACCTCCCCCCGGCCCTTGAACAGCAAATCCTGGACCCCGCCGCGCCCGCCACCCCCCTCACCAACACCACCAGCCGGCCGTTGCTCAATGCGCCGATTGCGCCGTAAGCCACGGCAGCCGATGCCGTTGAATCCGCAATGGCGCTTCCGCGCCGGGATGGAGTTGCAGCGTTAAAAATCCACCATCCTTGAACAACTGCGTCCCCGCGATGGAAGGGCACAAGACCACGTTGAATGGCTGCCAGTCCTGGGCGCGACGCAGGGCGGAGCTTAACCGCCGGGGCACGTTGCCCAAGTGCCGCACTTCCGGCATTCCCGCCAGCCAGCCACTGGCCCGGAAGACCACCGGTGTGTGCAAATGCCCAATGATGGTGTGCTCCACCTGATTCAATCGCGCCGCCACCGCCTGTTCTTCCAACAGAAACGGCAGCGCCGTCGGGTCATGGCAAAACAACAACACCCGCTCGCCCGCCCGCAACCCTCGAAACGCGGCCCGAATGGCCTCCAAATGCTCCGCCCGCCACGCCTGCCATTGCGGCAATTCTTCCGCCAGCCCCTCCCGCCCATACACCGGCAAGGCTAGCAGCGTGGAAGTCACCCCCATCAACACATACCGCCCCAACCGCAGCTCCCAAAACGGCTTCAATCCCAAACCCTCAACCGCCCGCCGAAAACTCTCCGCCCGCAGCCCGCCCAAATCCCCCCCCAGCCGGCGCTTGCCCAGCTCATGGTCGCCGATGGTCGCGGCAAACCGCTCGCCTGCATGTTGCCGCAACTGCGCCAGACATTGGGACGCGCTCTCAAACGCCCCCTCCTCCATCACCCCCAAAAAGGCGGAATCGCAGGAATAATCCCCGTTCACGATGAGCCAGTCCGCCGGCGGCGCCAGATGCAGGAATTGGCGCAACTGCACATAATGCGCGGTCAAATCGGCCATCCAGACCCAGCGGTAATACGCCCGCACATACCACCGCATCCACCAAGGCCGCAGCCCGCGGCTTTCGTAACCGCGGCGCCGCCTCTCGGTGGGTCCGGCGTAATGAAAATCACTCGCCACCAATACTGTTAATGCCTCACCCATGACCTCACCGCCGCAAACTTTCCCTGAACCGCGCCCCCTGCGGCAAGGCAATTCCATGCCACCGCCGGGTCCTTGGCCTCCCCGCACCCATCACGTCCCGCCCGCGGGTGTCCGTCCACCGCTCCGCCCCGGCAATTTGATTGCGTTGCCCGCCGTTTTTTGGCATGAACAGGCCGTATTTATGATGAAATCTCTGTTTGCGGCGATGGCTGCCGGGGCCGTGTGGCTGGCCGGCAGTGTGGCTTCCGCCAGCGCGGCGGAAACTTTCCTCGTGCAGGCGCATTTCGCCGGTGTGCAGGCCTTGCAAAAAATGGCGGCCGGCAGCCGCTTGCTGAAAGCGGAAGCCCTGCCCTCCGCCCGGCAATGGCAGGAGGACGTGGCAGCCAAGGTGGCCCTTCTGGGGCCGGAAATTTTCAATCTGGGCATCGCCACCAATGCCGCGCCTCAACTGCGCCCGTTGGTGAATGACTGGTGGCAATACGGCGGGCTGCTGGAAATCAAGGGCGCGGCTGCCCAGCGGCAAACTTTGGTGGCCCTCCGCCTGCCGGCAGAACGGCGCGCCGCATGGAAACAAACCCTGGACGCCCTGCAGAAGGCTCCCGGCGCCAAACTGGCCTCCAGTGAGGAAGGCTCCTGGCTGGTGGCCGCCGGCGGACCGCAGGCCGCCGCCGCCGTGAAGCAATGCCTGGCCCAAATCAAAGCCGGCAAGGCCCCGGCTTTGTCGGCGGAAACCTGGTTGTACGCCCGGTTCAACGGCCAGGCCCTCGCCCCCGCCCTCGGCTTGCCGGTGGAGGCCGACTGGCCGGAGGTGGAGCTGGAGTTTTCCAGCAAAGGGGAGGATGTCCGCGTGCAGGGCACCTTGCAGTTTGCGCGCCCCGTGGCGTGGAAACCGGAGCCGTGGCGTGTCCCGCGGCCGCTTATTCGCGAGCCGCTGGTCAGTTTCACCGCCGCCAACGGCGTGGCCCCGTGGCTCAGCAAGACGCGCTGGTTCCAGGGCCTCGAACTAAAAAACGCGCCCAATCAGGTGTACGGCTGGAGCCAGTCCGGCATGCCGTTGCTGGTGCAGGCGGCGGCGCGGCTGGAGGACGCCACCAACACGGTGACGCGGCTGGCCAACAAACTGCCGCCGGTGGCTTACCAGATTATCGGCGGCAGCAAAGTGGGCGACTTTTTCTGGGTCAGCAACCGCGCGGAGCTCCTGTGGCAGGGCCTGCCGCTGATGTCCCCCCTCCTCAAGGCCACGCGCACGCCCGAAGGCGAGTTTGTCTGGGTGCAAATGTTTCCCGCCCCCGCCACCAGCACCAACCCGCCGCCGGAGCTGTTTGCACAGGTGAGCAACCGGCCCAACCTGGTGTATTACAGTTGGGAAATCACCGAGCAGCGGCTGAACAGTTGGCGGCAATGGTTCCAATTGCTCCCCTTGTTCAGCCACGTCCGCCAGGTTCCGGCCAATTTGCCGGGGCAGACCTGGCTTCAGGCCGCCGCGCCGCTGTTGGGCAACACGGTCACCGAAATCACCTTTGTCTCGCCCCAAAAAATGAATTTCGTGCGGCGCGGGCCGGTGGGGCTGACCGGATTTGAATTGAACCTGCTGGCGCGGGCGCTGGACCTGTGGGGGCAGCCGCCTGATTTTGGCAAATTGCAAAAACCGCCCCCCAAGGCCCCGTCCGCCCAATAGTCTCATGCTCAAACTCGGCGTTAACATTGACCACGTGGCCACCGTGCGCGAGGCCCGCTACCGGGGCTGCGGCCACGGCGAGCCCGACCCCGTGGAGGCCGCCCGCTTGTGCGAGCAGGCGGGGGCGCACGGCATCACCGCCCATTTGCGCGAAGACCGCCGCCACATCCAGGACCGGGACGTCTGGAAATTGCGCGAAATCGTCACCACCCGCCTGAACCTGGAAATGGCCAACTCCCCGGAGATTATTGGCATCGCCCTGCGCCTCAAACCGGACATCGTCTGCATCGTCCCCGAGCGCCGCCAGGAAATCACCACCGAGGGCGGCCTGGACGTGGCGGGACAACGGGAGGCCATCCGCGAAACCCGCCAGCGCATGAACGAGGCCGGCATCGAGGTCAGCCTTTTTATTGCGCCGGACCCCGTCCAGGTGGAGGCCGCCGCCAGCACGGGAACACAATTCATTGAGCTGCACACCGGCGCCTTTGCCGAGGCCTGGCCCGACCCCGCGGCGCGCGCCGTGGAAGTCGAGCGCCTGCGCCAGGCTGCCGAGCTGGCCCACCAGGCCGGCCTGCGCGTCAACGCCGGCCACGGCATCCACTACCAAAACCTGCGGGACCTGTACCGCGTCCCGCATCTGGTCGAGCTCAACATCGGCCACAGCATCATCAGCCGCGCCGTGATGGTCGGACTGCCGGCCGCCGTTCAGGAAATGCTGGCCCTCATGCGAGACTATCCGGCAGGAGGCGGGGCCGCATGATTTTGGGCGTGGGCATAGACATCATTGAAGTCGCCCGCATCGAGCAGTCCTACCAGCGCTTTGGCGAGCGTTTCCTCAACCGCATCCTGCGGCCGGCGGAAATCGAGTACTGCCTGAGCTTCAAACACCCCGGCCCGCATCTGGCTGCGCGCTTTGCCGCCAAGGAGGCCGTCTCCAAGGCATTCGGCACCGGCATCGGCTCCCAATTGAGCTGGCACGCCATTGAAGTGCAACGCCGGCCTTCCGGCGAGCCGTTCATCACGCTCCACGAGGAGGGCCTGGTCCTGCTGGCCAGCCGCGGCGGGCGCCAGGTCCTGGTGAGCCTCACCCACACCACGCAATACGCCGCCGCGGTGGCCCTGTTGGAAGCATGAACCCGCCCGCTTTATGCCGTCTGCCAGCCGCCTTCGAGCGGGCCTGTGAACGGCGCGGCGTGCTCCTCACGGAGTACGCGCTGGCCGTCAGCGTGCAGCGCCAGCGTCTGCGCCTTTTCGTGCGCCTGCCCTGGCGCCACAGCGCCGCACCGCGCCCGGCCGTGGCGCTGGTGCGGGAAATGCTCATCTCCACTTCGCGCTTTGGCGTGGGCCAGCAGGAAAACTCGCAGCAAACCCCGCTGGGCCTTCACCGTGTCGCCGCCAAAATCGGCGGCGGCTGGCCGCCCGGCGCCGTGTTCAAGGCCCGCCAAATGTGCGGTTACACCTGGCAGGGACAACCCCAGGCGCGCATCGTGCATCGCATCCTCTGGCTGGCCGGCCTGGAGCCGGGCTTCAATCAAGGCGGCCGCGTGGACAGTTTCCGCCGCTACATCTACCTCCACGGTTTCAGCGACCCGCTGGCCCTGGGGCGCCCCGCCTCGCATGGATGCATCCACCTGGGCGCCGATGACCTGCTCCTGCTTTTTGACTTGCTGCCCGTCGGCACGCTGGTTTGGATAGGCAGGGATTGGTAACACAACCGGGTCAGCTCATGAGCCATCGTTATATGCTTTTCGTCCGTCGTTGCCGCCTGAATGTGGTGACCGGAATGCTCCTTGCCCTCGGCGCCATGTCCCTGCCCGCCGCCGCGCCGGGGGAAATCTTGTGGACCTTTCCGGTGGGCGTGAAAATCCAATCCTCCGCCGCCCTGGGGCCGGACGGCACCCTCTATTTCGGCGCGGACAATGGCGCCCTGTACGCCCTGCGGCCGGACGGCCAGAAAAAATGGGAATTCCGCGCGGCCGGCGCCCTGGCCGCCACGCCCGTGGTGGGGCCCGAAGGCACCATTTACCTCGCCGGCACCGACCGCCTGATTTACGCGCTGCTGCCCGATGGCCGGGAGAAATGGCGCGTCATGCCCGGCAGCGGCTACGTCAGCTCGCCCGCCTTGGGGCCGCAGGGCATGTTGTATGCTGGTTCGGTGTTTGGCACCTTGTTTGCCATTGAACCCGCCGGCTTTCGCAAATGGGAATTTCCCGCCAATGGCAACATCGTCTCCTCCCCCGCCATCAGCGCCGCGGGCGTCATCTATTTCGGGTCTTATGACACCAATTTCTACGCCGTCAATCCGGACGGCTCGCGCCGCTGGTACGTGGACACCGGCGATAAAATTGGCTCCTCCCCGGCGATTGACGCGCAGGGCAATGTCTATTTTGGCAGCAACGACCAATACCTCCACGCCGTCAGCCCCTTCGGCGAGCGGCTCTGGGAAGTCCGCACCGGCGGCCCGGTGCGCGGCTCGCCGGTGATTGCCACCAACGGCATCGTCATCTTCGGCTCCGATGACCGCAAACTGCGCGCCGTTTCTCAGGAGGCCCGTGTCTTGTGGGAGTTTGCCACCGAAGGCTGGATTCGCAGCACACCCGCCCTGGCCGCCGATGGCTCCATTTACTTTGGCTCCTATGATGGACGCTTTTACGCCCTGGACGCCCAGGGCCGCAAAAAATGGGCCATCACCACGCCCGACGCCATCAGCACCTCGCCGCTCCTCACCACCAATGGCGTGCTCTATTTTGGCGGATGGGACGGGCGTTTCTACGCCGTGCAGGCCGATGCCGGCCTGGCAGCCACCCCCTGGCCGCTCTTCCGGGCCAACGTCCGGCGCACCGGCTCCCTGGCCCCGGAAGGCCGGCCCCCCGCCGTCGCGGCCACACTGCCGCCCCCGCCGCCCCCGCCCGAAGCAGAACCGGAAATCATCCTGCCGCCCGTCCGGCAGCCCACCTTCACCAATCGTGCCGCGCCGCCGCCCATTCGATTTACGGACATCACCAGCACCCCGCGCGAGTTAATCCTCAGCAACCAAACCGTGGTGGTGAAGCCGCTGACTCCCCCACAGCGCCCGCCCGCCGAGCGCATCCGCAATGACCGCACCCCGCCCAAAATCAACCTGCGCTCGCCCGAGCCGCGCGTGCGCCTCACCAACCCCCTGCTGGTCATCACCGGCACCGCGCGCGATAATGAAGGACTCGCCCGCGTTGAATATCAACTGGACCAAAACGATTTGCAGGCCGCCGAAGGTCTGGGCGAGTGGACCATCCGCCAGCAAGTCACACCCGGCGCCCATCGCGTGCGCGTGCGCGCCGTGGACCTGGCCGGGCTGGTCTCCGACTGGGTGGAGGTGCAATGCGAATACGTCCTGGCCAGCCCCCTCCTGCTCCAAATCGTCGGCCAGGGCGAGGTCACGCCCAACCTCTCGCGGGACCTCCTTGAGATTGGCCGCACTTACACCCTCACCGCCAAACCCGAGCGCGGCTGGACCTTTGCCCGCTGGACCGGCGGCGTGAACTCCGAAAAAACCACGCTGGAATTTGTGATGCGCAGCAACCTCGTGCTCATCGCCAATTTCGTCCCCAAAACCACCGCCCCGAAAGAAGCCCCCGACGCGCCGCCGGCCGAGACCCCCGAACGCCCCAGCCTGGCCGTCACAGTGACTGTCTCCGGCGCGGGCACCGTCACGCCCGACACCCGCGGCCGCAAATACACCGCCGGCAAAACCCTCAGCCTGCAGGCCCGCGCCAATCCGGGACACCGCTTTGCCGGCTGGCGCGGCAGCGTGACCTCTTCCGATGCCGAGCTGCATCTGCTGCTGCGCTCCAACATGACCTTGGAAGCGGTGTTTGAACCCGGCCCCTTTGTGGAGCGCCAGGGCGCCTATGCCGGCCTAGCCTGGGTCCCCTCCGCCGTCGGGCTCGACAACAGCGGACTGGCCCAATTCGAGGTGGACACCGAAGGACACTACCAGGGGCGCTTGTGGTGGAGCGGCCAGGCGCACGTGCTCCGCGGCCAATTCGATGCCGACGGCCGCGCCCGCCAGTTGCTGGCGCGCTCCGGCGAAACCACTCTGGCCTTTGAACTCAGCCTGACCTACCAGATGCCCGGCGCCCCCCCGCAGGCGCTTCTGGGCTGGGTGCGCGATGGCGAATGGACTTCACCCCTCACCGCCCGCCGCGCCGCCCGCCGCCTGCCGGAAGGCCTCGCCGCCGGCGCTTACACCGCCGCCCTCGTCCCCCGTAATCTTCCCCCGCAAGTCCAGGGTGACGGCTGGCTTCTCCTGCGCCTTGCCCCGCCCCATCAGGTGACCCTCGCCGGACGGCTGCCGGACGGCACGCCCCTGGAAGCCAAAACCGTGCTCGGCGAGGATGGCCATTGTCCGGTGTATCTGCCACTCTACGGCGGGCGCGGCGCCTTGCTGGGCTGGTGCCAGTGGGACCCCCAGAAAAACCCGCCGCTGACCGGCCAGCTCGCGTGGTTCAAGCCACCCTCGCCCAAAGACAAGCTGCTTCCCGCCGGCGCCGCCGGGCTGTTGATTGTTTGCGGCCAGCGCGCAGAGCCGTCGCGCCCGGGGCGTCCCGCGTGGACGGCCCCCCAGGCGGTGCTGGCCTTCACGGGCGGCCAACTACCCGAAACCTTGGGCAGTGTCCTGGAATGGGATGAACGCGGCCGCCCCCGCTTTGCCCTGGCTGCGTACGAAAAAATGGAGTTTCGCCTGGACCCCGAACACGGCCTCTTTGAAGGCGCGTTCACCCATCCCACCACCCGCAAAAGCACGGTTTTCCAAGGCGTATGGCTCCCGCAAATGGGCTGGGGTTCAGGCTGTTTTGTGGACGGCGAAACCATTGGTCTGGTCAGCTTGACGCCCGCCACCAATGCGCTGCCGGCCGCCGCGGAGGCCGCTGCCGGTCAGGCGCCCGCGCCCAGCCGGCCCAGGAGCAAATAAGCCGGCACCGGCCCGATGCCTTTGGCCTCCACTGTGCCGGCCGAGGCAAACTGGTATTTGTGCTGCAACCGCTCCGCGGTGGCGGCGCTCACCTGGATGGAGCCGGGGCGGCCGCTGGATTCCAGGCGGCTGGCAATGTTCACCGTTTCCCCCCACAAATCATACGAAAACTTGCGCGTCCCAATGATGCCCGCCACCACCGGCCCCGTGTGGATGCCGATGCGCATTTGCAACAAATGCCCGGTGTGCATGTGCATGGTGCGCATCAGCTCCTGCATGTCCAGCGCCATTTCCGCCACCGCTTCCGGGTGGTCCGGCCGCGGGTTGGGCACGCCGCCCACCACCATGTAGGCGTCGCCAATGGTCTTGATTTTCTCCAGCCCGTGGCGGTCCGCCAGTTGGTCAAAGGCGCTGAAGATGGTGTTGAGCACCTGCACCAGCTCCGCCGGCGTGATGCGGTTGGCCAGGCGGCTGAACCCCACCAAATCGGAAAACATCACCGTGCACTCCGGGAAATGCTCCGCAATGTGGTCCTCTCCCTCCTTGAGCCGCTGGGCAATGGAGGACGGCAGCACGTTGAGCAGCAGCCGCTCGCTGCGCTCCTGCTCCTGTTCGAGCCGCCGCAGAAAATCCGCCTCCATGTCATAGAGCCGCTTGTGCTGCAAGGAGGTCCGAATGCGTGCCTTCAGCAGCGTGGTTTGAATCGGCTTGGTCAGAAAATCATCCGCCCCCATCTCAATGCAGCGAATGGCCGTGTCCACATCCGTCATCCCTGACAGCACAATGACCGGCACCCGCCGCAGGCGCAAATCATTCTTGATGCGCTGGAGCACGTCGTAGCCGTCAAACTCCGGCATGGCGAGGTCCAGCAGCACCAAGTCAAACCGCTGAAACTCCAGCGCCTCCAGTGCCTCCAGCCCGTTGCAGGCCGGCAGCGGCGTCAAATGCATCTGCCGCACCAGCGAACACAGCAAATCGCGGATGATGTCATCATCCTCCACGATGAGCACCACGGCCGGGGCCGTCTCACCGCCACTGCTGTCCGCTGGGGGCATCACCCGCAGAGCTTACGCCCGGCGCCCGCGCCGGGCCAGCCTTTTTGCTTTAATGATGGTGGGCGCCCCCGCGGCAGGCGCACGCGCACCCGCCGCCGCCACAGCCGCCCTCGCTGGAGCTGCTGCTGCTGCTGGTCCCGGCCGTGGCCGAGGCAAACACCGAAAGTTTCTTGCTCAGGCGCGTCGAGCCGCAATGGGGGCAGAGCGCGCCCTGCCATTGCGTCGAACGCACCAGAATCTCGCTGTCCTTGCCGCACTTTTCGCAATGAAATTCGTAAATTGGCATACGCTGCCTCTTATTATACCGCACCGCCCGTGCGGCTCAAGCGCCCAGAAAAACCTGCCGCCCGCCGGCGCCCCTCATTCAGGGCCCGGGCGGCGGGGGCGGCGGCATCTTCGGCTCCACCGGATGGGGCCCCAGCCGCCAGCCAAATCCCAGCTCCACAAAACGCTGCCGCGACTCCGCCGCGCGAATGCGCTCGTGCAGTCGGGCGGCCAGTTGCGGGTAACGCGCCTGTTTCCCCACCGCCATGGGCTGGATGGCAAACGCCTCCGGGAGCGCAATGGGCAGGGACTCTGTTTCGTGGGCCACCAGCGCGCCGTTGCTCACGTACACAATCACGGCATCCAGCGAGCCGGCGCGCAACTGGTTGACCAGAAAATCACCCGTGGCCGACTCCACTTTGACATTGGGCCGAATCAGCTCATAGAGGCCGTGGGCGAGCAGCATCCGGCGCGTCAACGCGCCCAGCGTGCTTTGCTGCTCGTGCGCCACCCCCACCCGCAAGCCGGGCCGCCCCAAATCCCGCAGCTCGCGGATGCCTTTCGGATTGCCCTTGGGCACCAGGATGATGATGGGGTTGGACGAGATGTCCTCGCCCGGCTCAAACAAGTCCTCCACCATCGTCAGAAAGGATTTATCGCACGCAAAATAGGCATCCGGCCGCTGGCCGGCCTTCATCTGGGCCACCAGAATGCCGC
This is a stretch of genomic DNA from Fontisphaera persica. It encodes these proteins:
- a CDS encoding FmdB family zinc ribbon protein; the protein is MPIYEFHCEKCGKDSEILVRSTQWQGALCPHCGSTRLSKKLSVFASATAGTSSSSSSSEGGCGGGGCACACRGGAHHH